From the Candidatus Methanoplasma cognatum genome, one window contains:
- the smc gene encoding chromosome segregation protein SMC, producing MYLKQVELENFKSFGGKLMIPLMEGYMAVTGPNGSGKSNITDAILFVLGPKSSKAIRAGKLTDLIFDGGKSKGKAGFMKVSLVFDNSDRMMPWDDDVVRLTRHVKITDDGKDYVSYFYINDRKSSLTEFDGLLTKARISADGYNMVQQGDVTRIVQMGNMERRRVLDAISGIASYDADIEKARGERQEAELNMERIKIVVEELEKQIEKLEKDKEDAKKYIQTQGLLEMAKAQSVHRQMQIEEAKLEGLAEQIASIINEIQKLNEKKESLKREYAENEIAVKAKEKEIEDRVGPEYKEIKGKIEKAKIDMAMEKDRAERAEEDIEDQESVKEGLERSLGEILDEHKGLSASLSAVAEQLEGREKELAAAKTEDAKISEEMSKHGGEHTKLQNRLNELEALIDSNEEAEHEAGIAAAKALAIAEELKRSKAALDERLQSADFDIKDAEWNLKEVKQEAGPMGGTDEISKKIIEAKRREAELEKQESELKEAIRRLDSQYSELMAEKKVSNRINKGDEATDAIIELRNKGMATGIHGTVQELATVQPGYETALSVAAGGKMRAIVVSDDQVASDCISYLKKEKLGRVTFLPLNKMMSGKPRAKAIMTVKQTEGYATDLIDFDQKYTDVFWYVFQDTMVVNTIAEARTLMGGVRLVTKSGELLEASGAMTGGTLSPQSVLKFGAASESKLDEVSSKLRAANDSMDHLRSKLKELRDSIRAMDDEMRKLSSAGMGAQAQIGQLTAKISELKRSRQQLADELTAKKNECGAAEKQQSDLKLNLDKISASLAALRDERTAVRERITAIAPAEMQERIQRVRDSVYGLSNEVSDLRSQKNSLETEISGLNKQRESLEKQMRSAEKKIGESREQITAHEKEIERITIELDALRRIESEMEKGIEGLRDEKDALVEKGFKLNSEKDSVQDKIEVKDGMKLSNEAQVNIAKENLAQIKAEMAEIRIQVELPIPSEEEIKRTIRSCEGILSRIGNVNLRAIEDYEERKTRYDGLMADIGKLKNQIKELSDLTDSLNSQKKGLFMQSYDAVNKNFKQIYEQLSGGGEAFMGLENEDDPFLGGLTINAKPKNGKLLRLEALSGGEKSLTALAFIFAIQEYQPSPFYVLDEVDMFLDSVNAEMVAKRIKESSGRAQFIQVSLRKVTLATADHLIGVTRPPSGISKVIMQPDLAEVSRYEEEILRKQETET from the coding sequence GTGTACTTGAAGCAAGTAGAACTAGAGAACTTCAAATCATTCGGAGGGAAACTTATGATACCTCTGATGGAAGGCTACATGGCAGTCACGGGACCGAATGGCTCCGGGAAATCGAACATCACGGATGCGATCCTTTTTGTGCTCGGACCTAAGAGCTCCAAGGCCATAAGGGCCGGAAAACTCACCGACCTGATATTCGACGGCGGGAAGTCGAAGGGCAAGGCGGGATTCATGAAAGTTTCCCTAGTATTCGACAACTCGGACAGAATGATGCCTTGGGACGACGACGTCGTCCGTCTCACCAGGCACGTCAAGATAACGGACGACGGGAAGGATTACGTTTCGTACTTTTACATCAACGACAGAAAATCGTCGCTGACTGAGTTCGACGGTCTCCTCACCAAGGCGAGGATAAGCGCCGACGGCTACAACATGGTGCAGCAGGGAGACGTCACAAGGATCGTGCAGATGGGCAACATGGAGAGAAGGAGGGTCCTGGACGCGATATCCGGGATAGCAAGCTACGACGCAGACATAGAGAAAGCGAGAGGGGAGCGTCAGGAAGCAGAACTCAACATGGAAAGGATCAAGATCGTCGTCGAAGAACTGGAGAAGCAGATCGAGAAACTGGAGAAGGACAAGGAAGATGCGAAGAAGTACATCCAGACCCAGGGCCTTTTAGAGATGGCAAAAGCGCAATCCGTCCACAGGCAGATGCAGATAGAGGAGGCAAAGCTGGAAGGACTGGCCGAGCAGATAGCCTCGATCATTAACGAGATCCAGAAATTGAACGAGAAGAAGGAATCGCTGAAGAGGGAATACGCAGAGAACGAGATAGCCGTCAAAGCGAAAGAGAAAGAGATAGAGGACCGTGTCGGGCCGGAGTACAAAGAGATCAAGGGCAAGATAGAGAAGGCCAAGATCGACATGGCAATGGAGAAGGACCGCGCCGAGCGCGCCGAAGAGGACATTGAAGATCAGGAGTCGGTCAAAGAAGGGCTCGAAAGATCCCTGGGAGAGATCCTGGACGAGCACAAGGGTCTGTCGGCATCGCTTTCAGCCGTCGCCGAACAGCTCGAAGGCCGCGAAAAGGAACTGGCCGCCGCAAAGACGGAAGACGCAAAGATCAGCGAGGAGATGTCCAAACACGGAGGGGAGCATACAAAACTCCAGAACAGGCTCAATGAACTGGAGGCTCTCATCGATTCAAACGAAGAGGCGGAACACGAAGCGGGGATTGCCGCAGCCAAAGCTTTGGCAATAGCGGAAGAGCTCAAAAGATCCAAGGCCGCGCTTGACGAAAGGCTCCAATCCGCCGATTTCGATATCAAAGATGCGGAGTGGAACCTGAAAGAGGTGAAGCAGGAAGCCGGTCCGATGGGCGGGACCGATGAGATATCTAAAAAGATAATCGAAGCCAAGAGGAGAGAGGCCGAGCTGGAAAAGCAGGAGTCGGAGCTCAAGGAGGCGATCAGAAGATTGGATTCCCAGTACAGCGAGCTCATGGCCGAAAAGAAGGTCTCCAACAGGATCAACAAAGGGGACGAAGCGACCGATGCGATAATCGAGCTCAGGAATAAAGGCATGGCGACCGGAATCCACGGAACTGTCCAGGAGCTTGCCACTGTCCAGCCGGGTTACGAGACGGCCCTGTCGGTGGCCGCCGGAGGGAAGATGAGGGCCATCGTCGTCAGCGACGACCAGGTGGCATCAGACTGCATATCATATCTCAAAAAGGAGAAGCTGGGCAGGGTGACGTTCCTGCCGTTGAACAAGATGATGAGCGGCAAGCCCAGGGCTAAGGCGATAATGACCGTCAAGCAGACGGAAGGATACGCCACTGACCTCATTGATTTCGATCAGAAATACACGGACGTGTTCTGGTATGTGTTCCAGGATACCATGGTGGTCAATACGATAGCGGAAGCGAGAACGCTCATGGGAGGCGTCAGGCTGGTTACCAAGAGCGGGGAGCTCCTTGAAGCATCGGGCGCGATGACAGGCGGAACTCTGAGCCCGCAGAGCGTGCTGAAATTCGGCGCGGCGTCGGAATCTAAGCTCGACGAAGTAAGTTCAAAACTGAGGGCGGCCAACGATTCGATGGACCACCTCAGATCCAAACTGAAAGAACTGCGGGACAGCATCCGCGCTATGGACGACGAGATGAGGAAACTGTCCAGCGCAGGCATGGGCGCCCAGGCACAGATCGGACAGCTCACGGCGAAGATATCCGAGCTGAAGAGGTCCAGGCAGCAGCTTGCGGATGAGCTTACGGCAAAGAAGAACGAGTGCGGCGCTGCGGAGAAGCAGCAATCAGATCTTAAATTGAATCTGGACAAGATATCCGCCTCCCTGGCCGCGCTGAGGGATGAAAGGACAGCCGTCAGAGAAAGGATCACGGCGATCGCTCCGGCGGAGATGCAGGAAAGGATACAGAGAGTAAGGGACAGCGTATACGGGCTTTCGAACGAGGTATCGGACCTGCGCTCGCAGAAGAATTCTCTTGAGACGGAGATATCGGGTCTCAACAAGCAGCGCGAATCCCTTGAAAAGCAGATGAGGTCCGCTGAAAAGAAGATCGGGGAAAGCAGAGAACAAATAACCGCCCACGAGAAAGAGATAGAGAGGATAACCATCGAGCTTGATGCCCTCAGAAGGATCGAGAGCGAGATGGAAAAGGGCATAGAAGGGCTGAGGGACGAGAAGGACGCCCTGGTGGAAAAAGGATTCAAACTGAACAGCGAAAAGGACTCCGTTCAGGATAAGATAGAGGTCAAGGACGGGATGAAACTGTCCAACGAAGCTCAGGTCAACATCGCCAAAGAGAACCTGGCCCAGATAAAGGCGGAGATGGCGGAGATAAGGATACAGGTGGAACTCCCCATTCCTTCGGAAGAGGAGATAAAACGCACCATAAGGTCTTGCGAAGGTATCCTTTCCAGGATAGGCAACGTGAACCTCCGCGCGATCGAAGATTACGAAGAACGCAAGACCAGGTACGACGGCCTGATGGCCGACATCGGAAAACTCAAGAATCAGATAAAGGAGCTCAGCGATCTAACCGATTCCCTGAACTCGCAGAAGAAGGGGCTGTTCATGCAGTCCTATGACGCGGTGAACAAGAACTTCAAGCAGATATACGAGCAACTCTCCGGCGGAGGGGAAGCGTTCATGGGCCTTGAGAACGAGGACGACCCCTTCCTGGGAGGGCTGACGATAAACGCAAAGCCCAAGAACGGCAAGCTGCTGAGACTGGAAGCGCTCTCCGGAGGAGAGAAGTCCCTGACGGCGCTGGCGTTCATCTTCGCGATCCAAGAATATCAGCCGTCGCCGTTCTACGTGCTGGACGAAGTGGACATGTTCCTGGATTCGGTGAACGCGGAGATGGTGGCGAAGAGGATCAAAGAGAGCTCGGGCAGGGCTCAGTTCATACAGGTGTCCTTAAGGAAAGTGACACTGGCAACGGCCGATCACCTGATCGGGGTGACTAGGCCGCCGTCCGGCATAAGCAAGGTCATAATGCAGCCGGACCTCGCAGAGGTATCAAGATACGAAGAAGAAATTCTTAGAAAACAGGAAACGGAAACTTAA
- a CDS encoding chromosome segregation protein ScpA yields MDGMQMDETMKKEDMEQHLLFHKALAEDSDAYVRINGYMDILGKAGSGERLNDPVDESIRAAFSLVLENGIDPWEIDLREFVKLYSKKVNENRFDMIVAGKLMLMAWRILRLQSEATCSKSDEPFEEEFFDFSFEDEDESLIVPEVSFRHAYSRDPVRPVTMYELLDAFEEAREEMDIYLERERVRIGLEDRIPKKFDNKAHDEDDKQDVEFVWERIVRLGAGPMQIDELYTRDIMANLRIFIAVLHLVRDGRLEISQASLPRGVITIEMKVPGIPTTLESKEDQEEAEAVN; encoded by the coding sequence ATGGATGGGATGCAAATGGATGAAACAATGAAGAAAGAAGATATGGAACAGCACTTGTTGTTCCATAAGGCCCTGGCGGAGGACAGCGATGCGTATGTCAGGATAAACGGGTATATGGACATACTCGGGAAGGCCGGCTCCGGAGAGAGACTGAACGACCCTGTCGACGAGTCGATAAGGGCGGCTTTCAGCCTGGTCCTGGAGAACGGGATAGACCCCTGGGAGATAGATCTCAGAGAATTCGTCAAATTATATTCGAAAAAGGTGAACGAGAACAGATTCGATATGATCGTGGCTGGAAAGCTCATGCTGATGGCATGGAGGATCCTGAGACTGCAGTCGGAGGCGACCTGTTCCAAATCGGACGAGCCCTTTGAAGAGGAATTCTTCGATTTCTCCTTTGAGGACGAGGACGAGTCGCTCATAGTGCCAGAAGTTTCGTTCAGGCACGCATACAGCAGGGATCCGGTCCGCCCGGTGACGATGTATGAACTGCTTGACGCGTTCGAGGAAGCGAGAGAGGAGATGGACATCTACCTCGAGAGGGAAAGGGTCAGGATAGGACTTGAGGACAGGATACCGAAGAAATTCGACAACAAGGCCCATGATGAGGACGATAAGCAGGATGTGGAGTTCGTCTGGGAAAGGATAGTCAGGCTCGGCGCCGGTCCGATGCAGATCGACGAGCTTTACACAAGGGACATAATGGCGAATCTGAGGATATTCATCGCGGTCCTTCACCTCGTAAGGGACGGAAGACTGGAGATATCCCAGGCATCGCTGCCGAGAGGCGTGATCACCATAGAGATGAAAGTGCCGGGGATACCGACGACGCTGGAAAGCAAAGAGGACCAGGAAGAAGCAGAGGCGGTGAACTGA
- the scpB gene encoding SMC-Scp complex subunit ScpB, whose protein sequence is MDEKGAVEAALFSSAEKISVSGIAEKTGLPEEKIRYALKDLRKEYDDRNSAIMIAKIGNEYKMMLRTEYADFTGQFAKAEMTGGMMRTLSTIAYNQPVLQSELFKTRGVRTYDDVRALIEMDFVSGKRTGQTLELTTTKKFSEYFGIGSTRVSDIKKWIESQAKNIGPDQ, encoded by the coding sequence GTGGATGAGAAGGGCGCGGTCGAGGCGGCACTCTTCTCCAGCGCCGAAAAGATCAGCGTTTCCGGCATAGCCGAGAAGACCGGACTCCCGGAGGAAAAGATAAGGTACGCTTTGAAGGACCTCAGGAAAGAGTATGATGATCGGAACTCGGCGATAATGATCGCCAAGATCGGAAACGAATACAAGATGATGCTCAGAACAGAGTACGCCGATTTCACCGGACAGTTCGCAAAGGCAGAGATGACCGGAGGGATGATGCGCACCCTCAGCACCATCGCCTATAATCAGCCTGTCCTGCAGTCGGAACTGTTCAAAACGCGCGGCGTCAGGACATACGACGACGTCCGCGCGCTGATAGAGATGGATTTCGTATCGGGGAAAAGGACAGGGCAGACGCTGGAACTGACCACGACGAAGAAATTCTCCGAGTATTTCGGAATAGGGAGCACAAGGGTCTCCGACATAAAAAAGTGGATAGAGTCTCAGGCCAAGAACATCGGCCCCGATCAGTGA
- a CDS encoding LSM domain-containing protein, translating into MVMPQTLLEKSLDKRVSLLLKDGRVLEGKFTGFDEYMNMVLDETVENNVAGEEQRRLGTVVLRGNNVVSISIL; encoded by the coding sequence ATGGTAATGCCGCAAACGCTGTTGGAAAAATCGTTGGACAAACGCGTCTCACTCCTTCTCAAGGACGGGAGGGTATTGGAAGGCAAATTCACCGGTTTCGACGAGTACATGAACATGGTACTGGACGAGACCGTAGAGAACAATGTCGCCGGTGAGGAACAGAGGCGTTTGGGCACGGTCGTGCTCCGCGGGAACAACGTTGTGAGCATATCTATCCTTTGA
- a CDS encoding ABC transporter permease subunit, with protein sequence MSLFKWINDISNNERSRKAWFSFVCLVFLIIIIIPSIYVVFRMFTEWGTVSDVFDDPSMISTIKGALWNSFSIAGIVTVIDIIVGIPMAWIFVRKQFKGKKYLDTLMDMPLAFPTAVLGISVVMFWGAPNGISIPGLGLVMSPYIMLILLHIIFTYPYMVRSLSAILEQIEPNYETAAMTLSASRFTAVRTITLPLFRAGLVTGTILCFARSLSETGGTYIALKMMGVGDSFFTGPTFIAFMKADFGTDAAMGPMILISVLMIILALLLLVVVKVLIMRFKIPIKRVWPDFGRMISRGTVPKLKDAFSIAFLAVIVLLPTFYIFTYMTQPMADIDYGMLLYSIGISFFIAGVAVIFDIVFGIPVALYIARKRNTKFGKILDSLVNVPLIIPTTALGFSLALFWGSIYSGGSLGLLMVIMGHIAFTFPLVVRNITGAVEEVDASYEEVAMTLGAKPFQAFSKVLVPIIKSSIIAGAVLAFTRSLGETGATIAISNSVKTVPVYIMDLINVQNYSEAAFCSIILIAICFVFMFIIRMAVNRGGHHA encoded by the coding sequence ATGTCCCTTTTCAAATGGATAAACGACATCTCCAATAACGAAAGGTCGAGGAAAGCGTGGTTCTCCTTTGTCTGTTTAGTTTTTCTTATAATTATAATAATCCCGTCCATCTACGTCGTATTCAGGATGTTCACCGAATGGGGGACGGTCAGCGATGTGTTCGACGACCCGTCGATGATCTCCACGATAAAAGGCGCTCTGTGGAACTCATTCAGCATAGCCGGGATCGTGACGGTGATCGATATCATCGTGGGCATACCCATGGCCTGGATCTTTGTGAGGAAACAGTTCAAGGGGAAGAAATACCTCGACACGCTTATGGATATGCCTCTGGCATTCCCCACGGCGGTCCTCGGCATATCCGTGGTGATGTTCTGGGGGGCCCCCAATGGAATAAGCATACCCGGGCTGGGGCTCGTGATGTCCCCGTACATCATGCTGATCCTTCTACATATAATATTCACATATCCTTACATGGTAAGGTCTCTGTCCGCCATCCTGGAGCAGATAGAGCCCAATTACGAAACGGCCGCAATGACCCTCTCGGCGTCAAGGTTCACCGCCGTGAGGACGATAACCCTCCCCCTTTTCCGCGCCGGACTGGTGACGGGCACGATCCTTTGTTTTGCCAGGTCGCTTTCTGAAACGGGAGGAACGTACATCGCCCTGAAGATGATGGGCGTCGGCGACTCGTTCTTCACAGGACCGACCTTCATAGCATTCATGAAAGCGGATTTCGGCACTGACGCCGCAATGGGCCCGATGATACTGATCAGCGTTCTGATGATAATACTGGCGCTTCTTCTGCTGGTGGTCGTCAAAGTATTGATCATGAGGTTCAAGATACCGATAAAAAGAGTGTGGCCCGACTTCGGGAGGATGATAAGCAGAGGGACGGTGCCGAAGCTCAAAGATGCATTCTCTATCGCCTTCCTTGCGGTGATCGTTCTTCTTCCCACTTTCTACATATTCACTTATATGACGCAGCCTATGGCCGACATCGACTACGGCATGCTACTGTACTCGATCGGGATATCGTTCTTCATCGCCGGGGTCGCCGTGATTTTCGATATCGTGTTCGGAATCCCCGTCGCGCTGTACATCGCAAGGAAAAGGAATACTAAGTTCGGCAAGATCCTGGACAGCCTGGTAAACGTGCCCCTCATAATCCCCACGACAGCGCTCGGCTTCTCGCTGGCACTGTTCTGGGGCAGCATTTATTCGGGCGGTTCGCTGGGTCTGCTGATGGTGATAATGGGGCACATAGCGTTCACTTTCCCCCTTGTGGTGAGGAACATCACCGGCGCCGTCGAAGAGGTGGACGCTTCGTACGAGGAGGTGGCTATGACGCTTGGGGCAAAGCCGTTCCAGGCGTTCTCCAAAGTATTGGTGCCTATCATAAAGTCATCGATAATAGCGGGCGCGGTGCTTGCGTTCACCAGAAGTCTGGGGGAGACGGGAGCGACAATCGCCATAAGCAACTCTGTGAAGACGGTGCCGGTCTACATCATGGATCTGATCAATGTGCAGAATTATTCCGAAGCGGCATTCTGTTCGATAATCCTCATAGCTATATGTTTCGTGTTCATGTTCATCATAAGGATGGCGGTCAACAGAGGTGGTCACCATGCCTGA
- a CDS encoding ABC transporter ATP-binding protein, whose protein sequence is MPEIVLDGLSKDYGGVPAADGLSLKVNNGEYLCILGPTGSGKTTCLRMICGLTKPDGGRILFGGADVTNMPVTERKAAMLSQVYSLFPPKTVYGNVMFSPEIKEWEEEDAKQLVRSMIKMVHMENKVDSYPHELSGGQQQRTALARALASNSDILLLDEPLRALDARLRLELRQELRSLVKEMGLTAIHVTHDQDEALEMADRIAVIRKGKIIQVGTPMEVFQDPKTPFVANFVGRSNIFLGKVRSVSETTSEVELENGVVIKARRTDIPIGGDVAVAIKIGSTRIPPIPKPTEEKPEPETPQGFFAGKVERILYEGATITIEVDAKGVGLVSSKLPNRKYDDYKAGDEVMVYWQPEKASVFEIPPEGIEEELRLD, encoded by the coding sequence ATGCCTGAGATCGTTCTGGACGGGTTGTCCAAGGACTATGGCGGAGTTCCGGCCGCCGACGGACTGTCGCTAAAGGTGAACAACGGAGAATACCTTTGCATACTGGGGCCAACCGGGTCCGGGAAAACGACATGCCTCAGAATGATATGCGGCCTAACTAAGCCGGATGGCGGAAGGATCCTTTTCGGCGGAGCGGATGTGACGAATATGCCGGTCACCGAGAGGAAGGCGGCGATGCTGTCACAGGTATATTCCCTGTTCCCGCCGAAGACCGTCTACGGAAACGTGATGTTCTCACCCGAGATCAAAGAGTGGGAGGAGGAGGATGCCAAACAACTGGTCAGAAGCATGATAAAAATGGTGCACATGGAGAATAAGGTAGATTCTTATCCGCACGAGCTCAGCGGAGGCCAGCAGCAGAGGACTGCCCTTGCGAGAGCGCTTGCGTCCAATTCAGACATACTGCTTCTCGACGAGCCCCTAAGGGCGCTGGACGCCAGACTCAGACTTGAGCTCAGGCAGGAGCTGAGGTCCCTCGTGAAAGAGATGGGGCTCACTGCCATACACGTCACCCACGATCAGGATGAAGCCCTTGAGATGGCTGACCGCATAGCGGTGATCAGGAAAGGAAAGATAATCCAAGTAGGTACGCCGATGGAGGTCTTTCAGGACCCGAAGACACCATTCGTGGCGAATTTCGTAGGAAGGTCAAACATATTCTTGGGAAAGGTCCGTTCCGTCAGCGAGACGACATCTGAGGTGGAGCTGGAGAACGGCGTCGTCATAAAAGCGCGCAGGACCGACATCCCCATAGGCGGGGACGTAGCGGTGGCGATCAAAATAGGGAGCACAAGGATCCCGCCGATCCCGAAACCGACGGAGGAGAAGCCGGAGCCGGAGACGCCGCAGGGATTCTTTGCAGGAAAGGTCGAAAGGATACTGTACGAGGGGGCGACGATCACCATAGAGGTGGACGCCAAAGGAGTCGGGCTGGTGTCCTCCAAGCTTCCCAACAGAAAATACGACGATTATAAGGCGGGAGATGAAGTGATGGTCTATTGGCAGCCGGAGAAGGCCAGCGTTTTCGAGATACCTCCGGAAGGAATAGAAGAAGAGCTGAGGTTGGACTGA
- a CDS encoding ABC transporter ATP-binding protein, translating into MKIKLENVSMKFGDFYAIRNVSLSIDKGEYLTLLGPSGCGKTTLIKVISGIWKPTEGRVFVDGEDVTDVPIEDRDTGYVFQNIALFPNMNIKDNVGYSPRVKDMSQEEVDRISKDNLELVKMFDRAKMFPSELSGGEQQKAALARALASGSKMLMLDEPLSALDARVRVELRYEIRRLVKKLGITVLHVTHDQEEAMSVSDRIILMRAGGIQEVGTPLDLYRNPRSLFAAYFIGETNLLECAVSGKTRTGKTAVRLRGGQTVRAARSDFYTGDPVVISVRPESVYTATDGLKAKVIGVVFMGTYWRIRTLAETSDYIDYNVSSNDEVPAIGDKLYLVFNKKATKVFARPEEGLEEAIKLE; encoded by the coding sequence ATGAAGATAAAACTCGAGAACGTATCAATGAAATTCGGGGATTTCTATGCCATCAGGAACGTCAGCCTATCTATAGACAAAGGCGAATACCTCACCTTGCTCGGACCGTCGGGATGCGGCAAGACAACGCTGATAAAGGTAATATCTGGGATATGGAAGCCTACCGAGGGGAGGGTCTTCGTCGACGGGGAAGACGTAACCGATGTTCCCATTGAAGACAGGGACACGGGATATGTGTTCCAGAACATAGCGCTGTTCCCCAACATGAACATCAAAGACAATGTGGGGTACAGCCCGAGGGTCAAGGACATGTCCCAGGAAGAGGTCGATCGTATCTCAAAGGATAACCTGGAACTTGTCAAGATGTTCGACAGGGCGAAGATGTTCCCCTCCGAGCTCTCGGGCGGAGAGCAGCAGAAGGCCGCGCTCGCAAGGGCGCTGGCGTCTGGGTCGAAGATGCTCATGCTGGACGAACCCCTTTCCGCACTGGATGCCCGCGTCCGCGTCGAACTGAGATATGAGATAAGAAGGCTTGTGAAAAAGCTCGGGATAACCGTTCTGCATGTGACACACGATCAGGAAGAGGCTATGTCTGTGTCCGACAGGATAATACTGATGAGGGCCGGAGGGATCCAGGAGGTCGGTACTCCGCTGGATCTGTACAGGAATCCAAGATCGCTGTTCGCCGCATATTTCATAGGCGAGACGAACCTCCTGGAGTGCGCCGTATCGGGCAAGACCAGGACCGGGAAAACGGCCGTAAGGCTCAGAGGAGGCCAGACGGTAAGAGCGGCCAGATCGGATTTCTATACGGGAGATCCGGTGGTCATATCTGTCCGTCCGGAGAGCGTTTATACGGCGACCGACGGTCTCAAGGCAAAGGTGATCGGAGTGGTGTTCATGGGGACGTATTGGAGAATAAGGACGCTTGCCGAAACAAGCGATTACATAGACTATAATGTTTCATCGAACGACGAGGTGCCCGCGATAGGCGATAAACTGTACCTTGTGTTCAACAAAAAGGCGACGAAGGTGTTCGCAAGACCGGAAGAAGGATTAGAGGAGGCGATCAAGCTTGAATGA
- a CDS encoding DUF47 family protein codes for MNDKKGMLGWFSKRKEEVVRMGSRSHGLVVQDAVTELNLALTAMGKGDQVNAMKCIERLMILEREADKIEDKLCADVSGGELSVQEREDLIHFIRKMDQIANWCKEGAIHIQLLKETNALVPEYIWLEIGKMSEELIPAVKHLVKIVENMDNASTETVRNIEAVYDQEKIVDGLYFSCIKQVHLSPMDPRAVMLVRELIFTLEMAADTCKNCADTLSILLVARRM; via the coding sequence TTGAATGATAAGAAGGGAATGCTTGGATGGTTTTCCAAGAGGAAGGAAGAAGTCGTCAGAATGGGTTCGAGGAGCCACGGCCTGGTGGTCCAGGACGCGGTCACCGAGCTGAATCTGGCGCTGACAGCAATGGGAAAGGGCGACCAGGTCAACGCGATGAAGTGTATCGAGAGACTGATGATACTGGAAAGAGAGGCCGACAAGATAGAGGATAAACTCTGCGCCGACGTCTCTGGAGGGGAACTGAGCGTTCAGGAAAGAGAGGATCTGATCCACTTCATAAGAAAAATGGACCAGATCGCAAACTGGTGCAAAGAGGGTGCGATCCACATACAGCTTCTGAAAGAGACGAATGCCCTTGTACCAGAGTATATATGGCTGGAGATCGGGAAGATGTCCGAGGAACTCATACCGGCCGTAAAGCATCTGGTGAAGATCGTCGAGAACATGGACAACGCATCCACGGAGACGGTCAGGAACATAGAGGCGGTATATGATCAGGAGAAGATAGTCGACGGACTGTACTTCTCCTGCATAAAGCAGGTCCATCTTTCTCCAATGGACCCGCGGGCGGTAATGCTGGTAAGGGAGCTCATTTTCACACTGGAGATGGCCGCGGACACATGCAAGAATTGTGCAGACACGCTCTCGATACTGCTGGTCGCAAGGAGGATGTGA